aatattataaataacaattaaagttttatgtgTGCATGCGGTTTATTGTTGTTCATGCAGCGCAGCGTAAATTGAAAAAggaagtgaataaaaattgttttcgcaTGTTCGTCGTGGAAAACTAGTGCTTTGTGAGCCCAGcaagtgaaaaaaagtgaatagaGATGAAAAAACGTGCCTTAGATTTATTTCCaaagaagtaaaatttattgttttgcgTGCGTGTGAAGGCAGAGTCTCCATTATTATCGAACTTTTTCCGTTTTGTTAGCTCGCACggtgaaaaaaacataaattaacgcTTCAAAAATGCTGCTAATAAACTAATGGCGTACGTTCGTCACATTCCTCGCGCTCATCCGTCCTCGTCGCCGTCGTCGTGTAATTCCACGTCTGCATTTTAGCACTTCCGAAGGCGATAAATAACATGCCTGGCACGATGCTAATAACGGCAGTTACGGTAAAAATTACCTTCCAATTTTCGACAGTTTGTCCATCGCCGTCGCCGATGACCCATGCCACGAACGATGACAACAGCAACACCGCAAACGTGGAAAAGGTACTGGCCACAGCCATGATGATGCCCGCAAAATTCGGCGCAATGTCAACCATTGTggcgaaaaatgatgaattacaGAAACCCGTGCTGGCAATTGCGATGGTTATGAAGATTGCGGCCGATATGAAATTGCATCCGGAATATCCGGCAATGAAGAGGGCAATCCCGGTGCCGATGGTGCAGCAACCTGTAGCGATTTTCCGTACCAGAGTGCGCGAGAGTGTTTCGTGTGCGATAAGGCGatcaaaataaatggaaaaaccAATGGcgaaaattaatcgaaaaatgtGAGTGGTGCCAGATAGGATCGCACTCGATTGCACGTCGATGCCGTGGATGATGGTGTAGTACATGGGAATGTAAATGAGGAGGAAACTTAGAGCGAAGACATTTGTGAAGCACAGCAGGAGGTTTAGCCATACTTGTGGTGACATCAATATCGGTATCCATGGTGTGTGAGGACTCAAATCAGGGTTCATGAGACCTACCATTGACTCAATGTATTCCAATTCgtatctaaaaagaaaaaaatccattaaaaaaaattaattaaaaatttgagtaaaaagactcaaaagaatttaaaaataaacaaaaaatttttatttatctttaaattctaaaattttccccaaattacattattttacccaatgcgcattataaaatttttttttttaaacttgcaATGCATTTTCCcataattaaaagattttttaaaaattttaaaattgcccaatgcgcatttttttaattttacaagtaaattttcaaaaaaaatattttatactttattgatatttaacgTATTTTCTAGAACATTCCCAGagcattcttaaattttcaaattatttttaaaatacgatttattaagatttagcctagtgcacattttttaaaaatcgtcaaaaaaaaattgtgttattttttacccaatgcgcatttcaaatatttgtccaaatgcatattttaaaattttgacccaatgcacattcttaatTTTGGCCCAATGCCAATTCTACACTTTgtcccaataaacattttatatttttacccaatgtacTTTCTAAAATGTTGACCCAGTGtacattccaaaattttatcctaatgcacattctataaaattagcccaatgcacatttttagtctctcataaaaataaatataactaAAAGTAAGACAGACTTTAAGTTAacctcaataaaatttcttttgaagtaaataaaaacttaccttcgaATCCCTTTATGCTGCGCTGGCGTATCATACATAAAGCAATACCAAAACATACACCACACAACCCCTATGATACCGGATAAGTAAAAGACGTTCTCCCACCTACTCACTTCAATTATCCATCCGAAAAAGGGATAAGCCAATACCACTGCGAGTGATTTGCCTCCCACATAAGTGGCCATGAACCAACTTCGCTCATTTTCCGGAATCCATTTCGAAGCAATCGTGTGCATGCAGGAATTCCCCAAACCATCCATCATTCCCTGTGCTACCCGGACGGCAATTAATGTGCCCAATCCCTCGTACGCTGCAACAGGCATGACGAACGCCAGCAAGGACATCATTAAATTAGCCGTTCCAAAGATCACCTTTGACCCGTATTTAGCGGAAAGCATGCCACCTGGCACCAGCGTCACCCACAACAGCCACGAGAACGAGCCGAGTAGTGTGCTTTGTTGGGCGTCATTccaagaaaaatttccattagtGTTGTTTGAATGCGATATTAGATTACTTTTGTTCACTTGTGACAACGATACACACTCGCTCGCAAGCTcattattgttgaaaattgatgTTTGTCGTACCATTCCGACAATGGCAATATTGATGTTTGTCATGACAATAGTTGATATTAAGTTACCAGTGAATGTGAGATACCATAAAATAGTTCGTTTGTTCCAATTGCCAACCAtattgtgtttgtgtgtgaaattttGCGACCGGAatgaaaactaatttaatattcaatatatggaaataattattattaatgtaacACAACAAAGCTCTTGTTGAGGTGCGTCtgagttatttaaaattctatttgatAATGAGGAGCGTTATCAGTTCTCGATCAGAAACGAGAGAgacatttaattttgcattatCTTATCTTTCACCATTGAATTGCATGCGAGATAGATGCGCGTCGCTAAGACAATAAATTGCATACTGTGACTTGATACAAATAAGAAGATTAGGTAATGTAAATAAGGAAAAGATCATTCACATAATCTCGTCTCGTAGACATGatgcaatttaaatattttattagagaTGGCTTTAGTATCGTTAGATGATAAGGCATTTCCTGTAAAAGTCATTAAAGACCACGAAAGAATGTTACCTCTCACACcacacaaaacttttaatgaaatattaacttttgaccaataattaaaatatttcttaattacATTCACAACATTCTCGGACCATGTGCGGAAACTCATATTacgaccaaaaatttttgtaacaaacatttttcttcgacGAATTCCGGTCCCACCCAGAAAATGCacccataaaaataacttacctcggttaatgtaaaataaacaCACACGCACATATATATGCAAAAATTGGAACAATAACCGCAAAAATGTGTTCCTTTTAATCTGAacccaaatttcaaaaaaaaaaagttgaaaaagtaTGTAAACATTTACAGCGATTCCGTAACCAATGACGTGCTTTTGAACTTCACACTTGAGAATTAATTTATGTgcgttaaaattctttttttttgttatgtgtTCGAGTTTTTTATGTGTAAAAAAGTAGGAAggtgtaactttttttttataaggccGGCACAAATATCAAAAGTTGTTCACAATCTTATATGGTTTAGACAAACTTTAACAGTTTctgttaattattaaaaatcacaacTTTCGacgttaattttgttaatacgcttttaataaaagcatatttttgtttcagtaaaaaaatcgtCGCGTGGCTAATTGAATAAACTCTTGTATATCCAATATAAACGGAATATAAATGTTTTATCATCCATTACTATTCAGCGGTTGCTTTTTAGATTATTATAtgagttgttgttgatgtcagGTCCATCTTGCGATGATTTGGGCAGGTATACTTTTAAACGTTCacatttattgcacttttcaCGTAATTCAGAgcgtttcttttaaattcttgaatacTATCACAGtttgttttatattgtttcgacatttcattaaaaagtctcAAAGTCTGTCTTGGTCTCAAATGcgcattatttcttaaattatatgGCTGTATGTCGCCCACTTTCTCAATATTCACAGCCAGGTAGTTCggaagttgattttttgttgccttAAAAATTAGTATCAAAACATTAAACGATATACGTTGATAGACACTTAACAAATTAGTTTCCTGTAACATTGCTTTCTGCTTTTTCGTGCGTCAAGATTCTTAATGCtctgttttgtattttctgtATTCCTCCAATCTCTTCTTTTCCATTCAGGTACAATATTGAGCTACAGTAGTCAATATGGGCTCCGACCATGCACTGTCACATGTCAGTTTTGTGTGTTGtgggaattttttcttatttctatTTAGAAAACCAACCTTTTTTGCCATCTTTTGTTTAACATGTTctgcatttttcttcaaattaagtTTGTCGTTGTTTAATGGTTGTTTAAAACATTATAACTGCAAATAatatatcaattaaatttgatatagagaaaaattgaggaaattgTAAAACTTACCCAATATTACTTTGAAGCTACTTGAAACACTTTTCTTCGTTGAATCAGCCTATTGTAAAAATTCACTCATTGTTAAGAGGCAACAATGCTTATTATTTActtgaaggaagaaaaatggGAATATACAATAGTGTACTTGTTTATGATTGCAGTTCATGCTACATTTACTTCACTTACCCGGGAAATGGATCCATGATATTGTTGCTTAATGTGGCGTGGCGCAAATACACACCTAACGGgtgctaaataaattaaaatgagtgaaattttatacatctaattcattttattttcctcgtgtgtgtgtgtgtcagttcTGGTGCGAGCCTGTTTAAAAAGGAAAGAgatgatgaaatatttcaaatatcttagaagtaatttaaaatatactcCCTcttgtgtgtatgtgtgtgaGTTACATAATTCagttttattagattttcctCCAGTACATCAAGTGAACAAGCAACGAGCATCGGGGACTTGGAAGAAGTTTGATGTGATTTTCCTTAGCACAACATCACTCGTTTAACTTGAAAAGCgtaaagaggaaaaaagttttttttttcactttaattaagtgcttaaaattaattaaaaacatagaTTGTGTAATTTTTCACTGGCTTCGTCGTTGCATACGAGACGAGAGGCTGGAACGacaatattgatttttcgcAGAAATTTCTCAAGTTCAAAGTGATTCCTCTTCGTTGCCTCGTTAATTGTACTGACGCGTAGTTTATGAGCTGGAGTTTATCACGTTTCATGTTATGTGagcgttaaattaaatttacgcgCACTTTGTCTTTCTTGTGCCCATCAAGTCTCAAAAGTCGCGTCAAGTCGAGTGAAAACTGCAAACAAAACACCCGGAACTTTGTTttgataaatgaatgaatgacgtTGTCTCCGACAAACTTTGTCTAAGGAGCAACaccaaattttcatcatcgtcattctTCTTTGTCTTCTTACTTCGTGTGGAATTTCTTCTCTAATTTATCAAACGAAGACAAGGCGACAGGAAGAGAAAGCCACAAACCAGTTTATAGTTACATTACacttattatgatgatgatgatgaagatgaaAGACTTTTCCGTATATGATTTTATTACTTGCCTCAAATTTCGTAATAAAAGGCAAATCATTggaatttttgtgttgaaacgGAACTCTGCCATGCCACCCACGTGTAAtagaattttctttcaattgtcACGACAAATTCAGTATTAAATTATTCCATGTCGTctcatgattaaaatttttccccgtGCTTGCAAGTCTTACGTCACGGCCTTCGTTTGCCACATAAAGCACCTTTGAAATGTTATctcaactaaaatttattttgtcatgCAAGTGTGcgatatttaatttactaCTCTCTTTCTCCCTCCTTGCTGCTACAATTTACTGTTAGTTTCATTTTGTGCGGCATAATTTTATACCTCGGTGAAAATGTGGCGAATGCGCATCGTGCTACCTACAATAAAAAGTCGTGAAATAAGAAATGAATGTAAATATGAATGAAGACGTGACAATgggaaaagataaaataaattgtaaaagttttttactcAAGTACAATCATTCACATCAAAGTACtttttctgtttaatttttcatgtaaattttttttttgtgttttgtaaaGTACCAGACGTTgtcacttaatttttcaatattttccttccttttttttcagatggcaatcaaaaagttattaatcGTCACTGTGATGATATTGACGACATCTGTCGATAGGCAGATGATAAAAAACGTTTGGGGACAGTTACCGCAAGCgacacaacaaaaacaatgtACTTACGGATTAAATACAGTGCAAAACATAATAGGTGATCAGATACCCACAATTGTGCTATACGAAAATGTGCCAATTAAGGAGTACATTGACAAAGGACAGAGAAAAAGGTAAGTTTACAATTTCCATTTTGTTATCTGTcacaagcaatttttgattttctcctTCTTCTCCTGAAataaggaaaagttttttttttgtcaattttgtaTTTGAGCAAAGCTCAGCCTTGATTATAAATTGATCCCGGGTCATTAGTGAATTATTGACCGAAAAATGGTTCGTCCCAgagacttgttaaattttttttttgtttagaaagtaaataatgatgatgaaagaaaAAGGGTTTTTCGGTTTTGGGCATGAGTGACCTTCGTAGACGTTGTTTATTAACCTTCATTAGTCGAAAAGGGAATGACGAATGGCATTTTCGCTCTAATACTTTAGAAAACTTTACCAATTAAGAGCGGTCGAggacttttacaaaaaaaaaagtaagagagACACTGAAACTTTTTCCCTcacttcaattaaatttctgtgTACGCTTATGAAATAttgataaactttaaaatgtcttgtcctttttttttcgagtctaACCTATTTGTAACACTAATTGAAATCACAAGaggttaaaaaaagttttcccgACAACAACCACAAACTAAAAGTTTAGCCTAACAACGTATCAGTTTCTAGTCAGTTGACAAATTGAATTCTCAAAACTTTTGTAATTTGATATGCAAATACACGTAAATGTCAAgccacaaacaaaaacaattaggATTTATGtggaaataaatgaaatttttagttggaTGAAAGCAGTGGAAGTGACGACAACATGATGTTTGTTACAAATTTGTTACACGAAAGTTTTGCGAGATTTTTACcgtatttcgaagaaaaaaggcGGTATTAACCTGAAATTGAagggaggaaaaaaaatgtagtttgaaaatgttcttaagacacgtggtttgaagatttttttttaggtcacgtggtttgaaattttttttagatcacttagtttgaaaatttctcaggtcacgtggtttgaaaatttctaaggtcacgtggtttgaaatttttttcaggtcacatggttaataaatttctcaggtcacgtggtttgaaaaatttccaagtcACGTGGGTCacgtcacgtggtttgaaaaaaggtcatttgaaaaatccctcaggtcacgtggtttcaaaaatttcttaggtAACGTGGTTTGATAAACttctcaggtcacgtggtttgatacttcttcatttgaaattttttaggtcacgtggtttgaaaaatttctcaggttacgtggtttgaaaattttctcaggtTTTCATATTCTCAGGATcataggtttttttttcaatttaactcAAAAGACAAGTTTTCATctgattcaaataaaataaatcctcTCAGTCTCTTGGTAAATACCATAAATAATATGTTAACTTATATTCTTTCAATAACGTCAAACTATTTTTACATtacttttctatttatttatattcacaacaaaaacagcaaataatagaaaagaaaacaaaagtaaGTTATACGGGATAAAGTAATGGCAGTATTGACAGGATTGAAAATGCGATAAagaaatcgaacaaaaattctttttaaatgagTTCGCATCGTTTCTCGAAAACAGATGTTTGTCTGCACGACTCTCTCTTTCACATGTTATTTGTCTGGTGAAGcgttatttttccttttatacattttttttccgatCAACTATCAACGCAAATACAAAACGAGGCGCCCAACAACAAATGTGCTCTTTGAGCAGCTGCAAAGGCAAGCAAtaactttgtttttttctgctttgtgttttttttctctctcataaATGGTAACAAATGTCGACTAAATGAAATCCCTTTGTGCTTGc
The sequence above is drawn from the Culicoides brevitarsis isolate CSIRO-B50_1 chromosome 1, AGI_CSIRO_Cbre_v1, whole genome shotgun sequence genome and encodes:
- the LOC134838550 gene encoding sialin-like, which encodes MVGNWNKRTILWYLTFTGNLISTIVMTNINIAIVGMVRQTSIFNNNELASECVSLSQVNKSNLISHSNNTNGNFSWNDAQQSTLLGSFSWLLWVTLVPGGMLSAKYGSKVIFGTANLMMSLLAFVMPVAAYEGLGTLIAVRVAQGMMDGLGNSCMHTIASKWIPENERSWFMATYVGGKSLAVVLAYPFFGWIIEVSRWENVFYLSGIIGVVWCMFWYCFMYDTPAQHKGIRRYELEYIESMVGLMNPDLSPHTPWIPILMSPQVWLNLLLCFTNVFALSFLLIYIPMYYTIIHGIDVQSSAILSGTTHIFRLIFAIGFSIYFDRLIAHETLSRTLVRKIATGCCTIGTGIALFIAGYSGCNFISAAIFITIAIASTGFCNSSFFATMVDIAPNFAGIIMAVASTFSTFAVLLLSSFVAWVIGDGDGQTVENWKVIFTVTAVISIVPGMLFIAFGSAKMQTWNYTTTATRTDEREECDERTPLVY